A region of the Peredibacter starrii genome:
ATACGCTGAGATTAAATTCCAAGGGAATCATCTTCTTTCTTAGATTTCTTGTCAGTGATTGTTGGCTCAATCGACTTTAAGAAGTTTCTAAGGTTTTCTCTCTCGCCAGGGATTGAGTAAGAAAACTTACATTGAAGACGATAATCCGGCTTAGTTGAGCTAATGATTCGGCTTCTCATGGCGTAGTGATGGCAATAGGTCACATCCGCCGTCATCATAAAGTTCTGAGGGATAAGGAACTCTACAACCACTGACTGACCTTGAAGGAACTTGTCCTTGGTAAAGCTCAAGATACTGTCCATATTGATATCTGAGAGAAGAACGAAGCCATAAGAGACCTTGTTAAGGTCCGGTGCTTGACGCTGATACGGGCGTTCTAGAATAGGATTTGGCTTCTTCGTTTCATGGCCCTGCATGGTTTGCTCAGCAATGATTTCTTCCGCTTCGTTAAGCGTATTGGCCGCCTCAGGGGAGTCTGCCTTGGCCTCGTCTTCTTTAGCGTCTTCTGCCACTGATTCCATAAGTGACGCCATACCATCAGCATCTGATTCTTTTGGCTTCAGTTGGAAAACGTTATCAGGGGAAGATGGGGCATTTAGATTATAAAACTTTTTGATGTCTTCGATATAAAGAGGAACACCCGCGGCCTCACATTCTTTCATTCTACGTCCTAGGGCCGCTTCGATTTCATCACGAAGGCTCCATAGGCGAATTGAAATTTTTTTAACTTCTACCGGATGACCGCTTTTATTGAAAATCATGTGACTTTTTCCCTCTCACATCTATTGTGACAGACTTTGTAATTTTGAGAAGAGAGGAAATTGTATCCGACCGGGGCGCTCTTAATTGACCGGTTGCGTAAGCCTTTTTTACCTCCCATGTAAAAAACTCGGAAGCACCTACAATTTAAAGATAGAGAAATTTTTTATGAGCTAGGAGTGCGAATGAAAAAAACGACGTTTGTTTCGGTATTAGGTCTCGCTGTTTTATCTACAGGTGCTTTCGCAAAAGGTACTCAATCAACGGAAATTCCACACGTTCCGGGTGAAGTGCTAGTAAAAGTTAAGCCTGGTTTCATGGGTAAGTTCCTGGCCAAGAAGTCCCTTATGGGCGCAGAAGTAAAAAAACAACTAAATACAGTAGCTGGCCAATACGTGCTTGTAAAAAGCAATGCTAAGTCGACTGCTTCTTTGATCTCAGATCTTAAGTCACTTCCTGAAGTAACTTTCGCTGAGCCAAACTTCATCTATAAAGCAATTGATAACGTTCAAACTGTAGAAGGCATGCTTGCTGGTACAGTTCGTGAAGCTTTCTCGGCTTCAGCTCCTCGTGATCCTCTCTACGGAAAGCTTTGGGGTCTTAACAATACTGGTTCAAACGAGCCGGACAGAAACGGCAACACATCTCCGAATGTAAACGTTCAAGGTGCAGACGTTGCGGCTGAACAAGCTTGGGGAATCACAAAAGGTTCGAAGCGTGTGGTAGTTGCAGTAATCGATACTGGTATCGACTACAATCACCCGGATCTTAAAAACCAAATGTGGGTAAACTCAAAAGAAATTCCAGGTAACGGAATTGATGATGATAACAACGGTTACATCGATGATATTCACGGTTGGAACGCTGAAGGTAACAACGGTAATCCAATGGATGGTAATGCTCACGGTACTCACTGTGCTGGTACTATCGGTGCTGAACACAACAACGGTATCGGTGTTGCTGGTGTGATGGATGAAGTTCAACTTATGGGTGTAAAGTTCCTTTCTGATTCTGGTTCAGGAAGCCTGGCCGACGCTGTTGAAGCAATCGACTACGCGACAAAAATGAATGTAG
Encoded here:
- a CDS encoding S8 family serine peptidase, with product MKKTTFVSVLGLAVLSTGAFAKGTQSTEIPHVPGEVLVKVKPGFMGKFLAKKSLMGAEVKKQLNTVAGQYVLVKSNAKSTASLISDLKSLPEVTFAEPNFIYKAIDNVQTVEGMLAGTVREAFSASAPRDPLYGKLWGLNNTGSNEPDRNGNTSPNVNVQGADVAAEQAWGITKGSKRVVVAVIDTGIDYNHPDLKNQMWVNSKEIPGNGIDDDNNGYIDDIHGWNAEGNNGNPMDGNAHGTHCAGTIGAEHNNGIGVAGVMDEVQLMGVKFLSDSGSGSLADAVEAIDYATKMNVDIMSNSWGGGGFSQALEDSIKAAKDKGIVFVAAAGNDSSNNDSRPSYPATYQVDNVISVASHTAGDIVSSFSNTGKRNVHVAAPGSNILSSTPNGEYKVFSGTSMATPHTSGVVGLLIAKEGRLPVLELRNRLMATTTPSAAYRKTTVAGGRVNAYNFLTDTRIPRQGPNERDWRVEQLSEVFETAHPYLDNTKTSKTYTFPGAKYVKFVIEKYDTESGYDFLTLKDAKGVVIEKISGKGENYETDYTETQSVTVEFSSDSSQTKWGAVIKEVKVIY